AAGAGGGCTTAGAGAAGCTGAGACAATTCCTCCCCTCccttagaaacaaaaacaaaacaaagaacctTCTCAATGCTGCTGATGAGCTGGTGCTTGTGAAGGAGAGAGCCTGGTAGGGCTTAAAGAGGCTTTGATTGCAAGCAGTAGAGCCCTGGCAGATGGGCCTCCTGTGGTGTAAGTGAGGAGTCCAGCAGTCAGAACGCCCTGCCTCCCTTCAGAAAGCACACTGCTGATTTGTTCCCATTGCATTGGAGAGGTGGAAATCCTTCTGACTGTGTGTTGGTTTACAGGCTGACACCGGTTGGTATCGATGTAGTGTGTTGGATTTGCACAGTTaagcagctcctgaaagaaTCCAGGATGTCAGTAAAGAAGATTTTTAGCTGCAAAAAAATGTGACCGTGTTTGAAAATTCCAGGATGAGCTTTGCTTGAAATGAATGAGGATTCATTGGTTTGGGAGTCAGCGTGGCctgcctggggagggggaaCTGGGGCAGTGCAAGGAGGTTTTGTTTGTGCAGCAGGTAACTTGCagagatgcagagctctgccaaCTTCCCATTTTTACTCTTACCATCTATATTCTGGGCCTGCTTTGGGCACAGTTCTCAGCTGGGCTCACTGCAGCCAAACGTGAGTGCAAATAACAAACCTAAATGGCATGCTCAGCCCCGTGCTGTGCGCTCTTCCCatcagtttgttgtttttgtgtgctCTACTTTCTAGAGCTATAGCACAGCGTTGCATTTTGATTGCAGGCACTGCAGGGGATGTTTACTGTCCCAGTAATCTGTTTTCattggaagagaacagaaaattgaGGCACAGCTTCAGTTAGGGGGCTTAGTGTCAGATTGTTATTTCATAACAAAGTCATTTGGGAGACTTTAATTCCTGGTGCTCTGCTGAGGGAAGCTGTGAGGAGTCTGATCCAGCAGCTGAGGATCCGGCAGCTGAGGATCCCCTTCGCTTCAGGGGCAGCAGATGAGGGTCTGCATTGAACACCCCATTTCCAGATGTCTCAGGCTGTGCTGAGTTAAACATGATGTTCAGGCATCCATCTCCCCTCTCCCTTTCAGTgcagtcctgcagcacagctgtgacagAGCAGACCTGCCTGTGGAACTGAGGCTCCCAGACAGCGTGGGCTGAGGGGAGAACAGggtgcagctgtgcaggcagagccctgcagggcagggagccTTTCCCCCCTGGCTGGGGTGGTTCCACGCTGCTCCAtgagcagcagagcctgcaggcagccgttctgcagccagcagggagagggtcGTGTTCTTGTAGCAGCTGTTTGGGAACTGCCATAGGGCTGCCTGCTACTTACCTGTGTGCTGCCTGTTATAAGGGCAGATCTTTGCCATGAGCTGCCAAGTGATGTTGGAGCTGATGACGCTCattgcaggaagaaaagcactttATTGGTTTTAATCCTCATGGTTTCATTGGTAGCCTGACATTTGTGAGTGTGCAGTGATTCTTTCACACCTGCCTGGCTGCTTTGGTTTGCTGCTGCATGTGTTGATGGGCCTGTTTGTTGTCTTTGCTAGATTCAGGGGGCTATCAGTGCACACTGTATTAAGCTGCCTTCTCTTTACTTAACGCTGAATAAGGAAATGCTGCCTTACTGCTGACTTTGCTTTCTGGTACTAGTGGTCCTTGTTGACCAATGCTGTGTGTACGGTGCCTTCTTTCTTGCTGCTCTTATTGCTGTTTGTGTGACTAAGCTGGGTGCAAACACCGCACACAGGTGTGGACCCTCGGCTGATGGTTTGTTAGCACACACCAACATCCAGAGCTGCTCACAGGTGGACATTATTGCCTTCAGTGTTTATCAGCAGGGGAGGGAGAAGCGAGCTGCATGGAGCTGTTATGTGGGGAGAGGCTCAGCAGTGTGAGCAGAGGGTGCTCATGTCTGCATGGGAGCGGTGCCTGCTGTTCTGTCCCAGCCTGCAGTCTTGCTTTCAGAGCTGCCACGTGCTCCAAAGATGCTGTTGCTGTTCACCTCGTGCTGCAGTTCTCCCCTCTCGTTCAGCACTTGTCTGCTGTTTAAggtgctgctgttttcaaaagGTTTGCTCCAAAGACTCTTCTTGTTGTAACTTGGATTTAAAAAGCAAGTGTGAGAAAGGTaatgaaagcaaagagagaggaaagacttggtaagaaaaacacagcttacAGGAGATGTGAAAGCAGCGCAGATGTACGTGTGGTGGGTGTACATGTAATGGATGTAACAGGAGCAGCTTTAAGCTGCAGGACCTGGAGCACTTCTGCAACTGCTGGGAAATCTCTGACGATCAGTAACCTGCTTGCAGGCAGAGCTTGTCTTTATCTTCAGGCTGCTTTTGTAGCCACTTCTTGCTCCAACACTAGTGGAAGGTTGGGTCGTTTTGCACTAATACTTGATGTCCTTTTGGATCTTGCAGGTCGCAGACATCAAACGCGTCAACAACTTTATCCGGGAGCAGGACCTGTACGCTTTGAAGTCCATCAAGATCCCGGTGAAGACCCACGGGCTGCTgacagagagcagtgaggagcTGAGGCCGCTCCCAGCTGCGCGCTCCCAGAGCGGGGTGACGCTGGTGGACGTGCCggagcctggagctgctggcagcgGCTCTGCTGACGGTGGGCAGCTGCTGGACTACTTCAGGGGCATCGACAAGAGCATCCAGGACGCCGTGCAGGCGGAGGCGCAGCTGAGTGCTGAGTACTGCCTGGAGGCTCCGGAGAGGCCGCTGGTGGAGCCGGGGAAGAGGGAGAGCAGCAATGGTGCAGACTGTGGAATCCAGTGGTGGAACGCAGTTTTTATTATGCTCTTGGTAGGAATTGTCTTGCCAGTATTTTATATcatctattttaaaacacaagagAATGGCCCAGCGGCCCACACCTCCAACACAACAACAACCTCAAATATTTCAGCAGATGGATTGGAAGAGAAGCTACTACAAAGCTCAGCTGTAGAAAAGAATGCTAAGGGGGAGATACAGCCAAACACTGCCTCTCCTCCCAGCACTGACGGCCATAAGATGGTGACTCTGACTCGAGTGCAGTCGGGGGGATAACACTACAGATATCtatgttcttttttaaagtagTCAATGTAGTTCTGAGCTTGACTGAACTGAAGGTGTGATTTAATGGAAGAATAAGGTGCTCTGTTGCTTGTAAAGAACAACAGGCAGCCGGCTTAGCATTTGTGAACTCTGATGAGGGAAAGCATTTGGAAGCAGTTTGCTCTTCGTGCTTCAGGTATTTCTGAAGAGCGGTTTTGTCTAAGAAGCCGAACCCGTTATTGTGTGATAGTGCAGTGCTGGTGTGACTGGAAGGCTGGCggctgtttgtgtttttaagaaaatacgTTTTGCTCAGAGGTGAGGATTCATCCTTTTCAGTGAATGGTCATTTTCCTGCCTGCAGAGCATGGCAGCCTTGGCAGACCCAACCAAACAGTGGTGGCTTTTAGCTGGTTGGCCGGTGTGTGGCTCAGCTCAAGGACAGCAAGAGCCTCAATAGCTGCATCCTGTGCACggtgtttcagcagtgggtGGTTCGAGTCCTGCAGTGGGGCGGGGGAGGCCACAGCTTTTCTCCTGGTGGAAGTCCTTCAGAGACTGCTTGGAGCCAGtgtctgtgcaggcagagctcatCGCGGAGTCCTCCAGAGTCAGGGTTCTGCTGGGCCAGAGCTACAGCGGGCTGACAGCAGATGGCCGCAGTGTTGGCAGGAGATGGTGAGAACAGAGTTAGGTGTGTGCGATGGTGTGCTCTTCTCAATGGTTTATTTGGTGTGGGGAAGTCCAGCTGTCACCTGCCTTTGCCTTAAATCCATAGTGGTGCATCTCAGACGTCACATTGCAGTCATGGACTTGGGTTTCCTTGtttgtggtgctgctgagtTTGGCTACAAAGACCAGCAAAGAAGCTCAAAGTTGTGTCAGGTAGTCACAGAAAGGTGGTGTATCAGATCCTTTCTAGATGGGGACAGggaagctgctgtgtgctgaacAGGCCTGTCTGCTCTGAGTAaatagggatggatggaggtTTGTGTGGCTGAGCTGTCTGTAAGCCTGATCCGTGTGCTGTCAGTGAACACTACGTGCTGGAAGTGAGGAGCAGTGAGGATTTGGGGGAGTTTTGCTGCAGAGAATTGTCCTCAAAACTTTGCATTCAACAAATTCAGGGACTGCAGACAGAGGTGAACTCGCCTGGAGCTGAATGCTGAGGCATGAAACCCCCAGGGGGGGACGAAGGCCAt
This window of the Excalfactoria chinensis isolate bCotChi1 chromosome 10, bCotChi1.hap2, whole genome shotgun sequence genome carries:
- the LYSMD4 gene encoding lysM and putative peptidoglycan-binding domain-containing protein 4; its protein translation is MRLNESRRPFQPPVTIHNYPGGQVFVFPNGRSDSEESSDSELTVMELRPRGREQQRGGPERGRAGDVVLLERELTEDDSLNKLALQYGCKVADIKRVNNFIREQDLYALKSIKIPVKTHGLLTESSEELRPLPAARSQSGVTLVDVPEPGAAGSGSADGGQLLDYFRGIDKSIQDAVQAEAQLSAEYCLEAPERPLVEPGKRESSNGADCGIQWWNAVFIMLLVGIVLPVFYIIYFKTQENGPAAHTSNTTTTSNISADGLEEKLLQSSAVEKNAKGEIQPNTASPPSTDGHKMVTLTRVQSGG